The Rhizobium sp. WSM4643 genome contains the following window.
GCTGAATGTCGCCCTCGGCGGCTCGCTGGCAAGCGAGATCCAGGAGCAGCCCGGCAACTGGGACCATCGCCGGCCGGAAGGTGTCGGCCGGGACGGCATGTACGCCATTCGCCAGACTGTCCATGTCAAGGAAGGCTCCTGCATCGCAGGCATTCTCGGCCCGGGCGAGATCCGCGTGAATTCACTGCATCGCCAGGCAATCGCCAGGACCGCCCCGGGCCTGCAGGTGGAAGCGATCGCCGAGGATGGCACGGTGGAGGCCGTTTCCGTCATCGACGCCAAGGCCTTTGCCGTCGGCGTGCAATGGCATCCGGAATATTGGGCTGAAACCGACAAGTCTTCGAACCAGTTGTTCGCCGCTTTCGGCGACGCCGTCCGCAGCTATGCCGCGGCCAAGCTACCGTTCATGTCAGCACAGGCGATCGCATGACGGCGCGGCGCCCGCGAAGCGCTATGCCTGTTACTCGGTAACTACCGTCCGCCGAGCCAACCCGCTTAAGCCTTCTGCGGTGTCTCTGGCACCGGTGTCAAAGCCGCACCCTTTTCGAACCAGGCGATGAGATTGTCGGCGACGAGATCGGCCATCGCATTGCGTGTCGGCACGGACGCGGAGGCGACGTGCGGCAGCAGTACGGCATTGGCCGGCTCAAACAGGTCGGCCGGCACCGTGGGCTCTTCATAGAAGACGTCCAGACCGGCAGCACCGAGCGCGCCGGAAGCAAGCGCGGCACTCAGCGCCTCCTCGTCCACCGTCCAGCCGCGGCCGACATTGACGAGGATGCCGTCAGGGCCGAGTGCTGCCAGAATATCGGCATCGATCGTCTTGTGCGTCTGCGCCGTCTTCGGAACGATGGCGATCAGCGTATCCACCGCTTCCGCCAGCCCCTTCAACGTCGAGTGATAATCGTAGGATACATCGGCATGGCGTGAACGCGTGTGATAACTGAT
Protein-coding sequences here:
- a CDS encoding gamma-glutamyl-gamma-aminobutyrate hydrolase family protein; the protein is MTKPIVAIPADIRSFDGATWHAVQHQYLRAALNASGVMAFMIPAFEEGYDTDAILDRVDGLLVSGSASNVHPSHYGAEANDKDGPFDPARDATSLPLIRRAIDRAIPLLAICRGIQELNVALGGSLASEIQEQPGNWDHRRPEGVGRDGMYAIRQTVHVKEGSCIAGILGPGEIRVNSLHRQAIARTAPGLQVEAIAEDGTVEAVSVIDAKAFAVGVQWHPEYWAETDKSSNQLFAAFGDAVRSYAAAKLPFMSAQAIA